GCATTGCTGGCCCGGGGCAACACCCTGCCCTTCACCTGGGACGGGGATCCCGCCCACCTGCCGGAGGGGATCGACGCCCTGGCCGAAAAGGGGTTCGCCGAGCGTGAGGCAGGCACTGCGCCCAACGCCCTGTCCGCCATGGCGGCCGAGGTGCCCGCAGAGAACCGGTCGAAGGGCCTGGGGACCATGCTGCTCAAGGCCATGGCCGGCCTGGCCACCGCCCACGGCCTGACCAGGTTCGTCGCCCCGCTGAGGCCGACCCGGAAGTCCAGGTACCCGCTGACCCCGATCGAGGACTACATGCACTGGAAGACCCCCGACGGCCTGCCGTTCGACCCGTGGATGCGCATCCACGTCCTGATGGGCGCCAAGATCGTGCGGGCGGCGCCCAGGTCGTTGCAGATCACCGGCACGGTTGCCGAGTGGGAGTCGTGGACCGGCATGCCGTTCCCGGGAAACGGCGTCTA
This genomic interval from Actinomycetota bacterium contains the following:
- a CDS encoding N-acetyltransferase, which codes for MSFLLKWGDESVRVISHAEETDLTSRYDQAFPSVWPEFNMHGDVLHPLWGRLYEEFAAFQFVLVNDRTNALLARGNTLPFTWDGDPAHLPEGIDALAEKGFAEREAGTAPNALSAMAAEVPAENRSKGLGTMLLKAMAGLATAHGLTRFVAPLRPTRKSRYPLTPIEDYMHWKTPDGLPFDPWMRIHVLMGAKIVRAAPRSLQITGTVAEWESWTGMPFPGNGV